A single genomic interval of Arthrobacter sp. NicSoilB8 harbors:
- a CDS encoding 4-(cytidine 5'-diphospho)-2-C-methyl-D-erythritol kinase, which translates to MNAVRGRFAARTVRVKAPGKVNVSLDVGPLRPDGYHSVASVYLAVSLYEEVAATSTDTGGITVSISDASTLDLDSVDIPLDHRNLAHKAAAIMADVSEHATGVHLEITKRVPVAGGMGGGSADAAATLLACDALWNSGLSRDELAHLAAELGADVPFALLGGTAVGLGVGDDLSPALVKAQTDWVLVTADFGLSTPEVFRTLDRLRAAEGVPVEEPVAVDPGVLTALRSGDSDALSRVLVNDLQRASIELAPGLRDTLGLGESLGAIAGIVSGSGPTVAFLAHSPAAAEGLAGDLRHHGLDAMAVHGPVHGARIISDTLL; encoded by the coding sequence ATGAACGCAGTGAGAGGGCGCTTTGCCGCGAGGACCGTTCGGGTCAAGGCTCCAGGCAAGGTCAACGTCTCACTGGATGTCGGACCGCTGCGGCCGGACGGCTACCACTCCGTGGCCAGCGTCTACCTGGCGGTCTCACTCTACGAGGAAGTCGCCGCCACCAGCACTGATACCGGCGGAATCACCGTAAGCATCAGCGATGCGAGCACCCTGGACCTGGACAGCGTGGACATCCCGCTCGATCACCGTAACCTGGCGCACAAGGCGGCGGCGATCATGGCCGACGTCTCCGAGCACGCCACCGGCGTCCATCTGGAGATCACCAAACGAGTGCCCGTGGCCGGCGGCATGGGCGGCGGGTCCGCAGACGCCGCCGCCACCCTGCTGGCCTGTGACGCGCTGTGGAACAGCGGACTCTCCCGCGATGAGCTGGCCCATCTGGCCGCCGAACTCGGCGCCGACGTTCCGTTCGCGCTGTTGGGCGGCACCGCCGTCGGCCTGGGTGTGGGCGATGACCTCTCGCCGGCCCTCGTCAAGGCCCAGACGGACTGGGTGCTGGTCACGGCCGACTTCGGCCTGTCCACGCCGGAGGTTTTCCGGACGCTGGACCGGCTGCGCGCGGCGGAGGGCGTGCCGGTGGAGGAACCGGTCGCCGTCGACCCCGGCGTCCTCACGGCACTGCGCAGCGGCGACTCCGACGCCCTGAGCCGCGTCCTGGTCAACGACCTCCAGCGCGCCTCGATCGAGTTGGCGCCTGGCCTGCGGGACACGCTCGGGCTCGGCGAATCCCTCGGGGCGATCGCCGGAATCGTGTCCGGGTCCGGACCCACTGTCGCGTTCCTTGCGCACAGCCCGGCGGCGGCCGAGGGGCTGGCCGGCGATCTCCGGCACCACGGCCTCGACGCCATGGCCGTCCACGGCCCGGTGCACGGGGCCCGCATCATCTCCGATACGCTCCTTTAG
- a CDS encoding ABC-F family ATP-binding cassette domain-containing protein codes for MAHLLGGENLTVSYATRTVLDGITLGLEEGDRIGMVGRNGDGKSTLMRLLAMRSTPDSGRVTKRSEVNIGYLDQSDVLDGDLTVGAAIVGDQADYEWARNPQIREVMGGLVSDVDWHANVHALSGGQKRRVALAKLLIEDHDVIMLDEPTNHLDVEGVAWLSRHLKTRWRPNQGAFLVVTHDRWFLDEVCNKTWEIHDGIMDPFDGGYAAYVLARAERDRAASVTEGKRQQLVKKELAWLRRGAPARTAKPKFRIEAANALIADVPEPRDSTALSKMATARLGKDVLDLENVSLDFRGGAPGQKLFDNITLRLAPGERLGLVGVNGAGKTTLLKLLNGEIQPTSGKVKRGKTVVTAVLTQEVKELDDVSDLRVIEVIEREKRSFNVGGKEFTAGQLVEQLGFTNEKQWTPVKDLSGGERRRLQLLRLLVGEPNVLMLDEPTNDLDTDTLAAVEDVLDGWPGTLVVVSHDRYLLERVTDHQMALLGDGKIRALPRGVDQYLELREAALAGSTITGGGNPVTAASGGSTPAASGPSEAEKRDARKAKNRIDRQLGKLKQQEDKIHAQMMAGAGDASKFDQLAELNKKLQELAGEREALELEWLEALEVLGE; via the coding sequence GTGGCACACCTGCTCGGCGGCGAAAACCTCACGGTTTCGTATGCAACCCGTACCGTCCTCGATGGCATTACCCTCGGCCTTGAAGAGGGCGACCGGATCGGCATGGTGGGCCGCAACGGCGACGGCAAGTCGACCCTCATGCGGCTGCTGGCGATGCGCTCCACCCCGGACTCCGGCCGGGTGACCAAGCGCAGCGAGGTCAACATCGGCTACCTGGACCAGAGCGACGTGCTCGACGGCGACCTCACCGTCGGCGCCGCGATCGTCGGCGACCAGGCAGACTACGAATGGGCCCGCAATCCCCAGATCCGCGAAGTCATGGGCGGCCTCGTGTCCGACGTCGACTGGCACGCCAATGTCCACGCGCTCTCCGGCGGGCAGAAGCGGCGCGTGGCGCTGGCCAAACTGCTGATCGAGGACCACGACGTCATCATGCTCGACGAGCCCACCAACCACCTCGACGTCGAAGGCGTCGCGTGGCTGTCCCGGCACCTGAAGACCCGCTGGCGGCCCAACCAGGGCGCCTTCCTCGTCGTCACCCACGACCGCTGGTTCCTCGATGAAGTCTGTAACAAGACGTGGGAAATCCACGACGGCATCATGGACCCGTTCGACGGCGGCTACGCCGCGTACGTGCTGGCCCGCGCCGAACGTGACCGCGCCGCCTCCGTCACGGAGGGCAAGCGCCAGCAGCTCGTGAAGAAGGAACTCGCCTGGCTCCGGCGCGGCGCCCCGGCCCGCACCGCCAAGCCCAAATTCCGGATCGAGGCGGCCAACGCCCTGATCGCCGATGTCCCCGAGCCGCGCGATTCGACGGCCTTGAGCAAGATGGCCACGGCCCGGCTCGGCAAGGACGTCCTGGACCTCGAAAACGTCTCGCTCGACTTCCGCGGCGGCGCCCCCGGGCAGAAGCTCTTCGACAACATCACGCTGCGGCTTGCACCCGGCGAGCGGCTGGGCCTCGTGGGCGTCAACGGCGCCGGCAAGACCACCCTGTTGAAGCTACTCAACGGCGAGATTCAGCCGACCTCGGGGAAGGTCAAGCGCGGCAAGACTGTGGTCACCGCGGTCCTCACGCAGGAGGTCAAGGAGCTCGACGACGTCTCGGACCTGCGCGTGATCGAAGTGATCGAGCGCGAAAAGCGCTCCTTCAACGTCGGCGGCAAGGAATTCACCGCCGGCCAGCTCGTGGAGCAGCTTGGCTTTACCAACGAGAAGCAGTGGACTCCGGTCAAGGATCTCTCCGGTGGCGAACGCCGGCGCCTGCAGCTTCTGCGCCTGCTCGTGGGGGAGCCGAACGTACTGATGCTTGACGAGCCGACCAACGACCTCGACACCGACACGCTGGCCGCCGTGGAGGACGTGCTCGACGGCTGGCCCGGCACGCTCGTGGTCGTCAGCCACGACCGCTACCTGCTGGAGCGCGTCACGGATCACCAGATGGCGCTCCTCGGCGACGGCAAGATCCGGGCCCTGCCGCGCGGCGTGGACCAGTACCTCGAACTGCGCGAGGCCGCGCTGGCGGGCTCCACCATCACCGGCGGCGGAAACCCCGTCACGGCCGCCAGCGGGGGCTCCACGCCGGCCGCCTCCGGACCTTCCGAGGCGGAAAAGCGCGACGCCCGCAAGGCCAAGAACCGGATCGACCGCCAGCTGGGCAAACTCAAGCAGCAGGAAGACAAGATCCACGCCCAGATGATGGCCGGTGCCGGAGACGCGAGCAAGTTTGACCAGCTCGCCGAGCTCAACAAGAAGCTCCAGGAGCTCGCCGGGGAACGCGAAGCCCTCGAACTCGAATGGCTCGAGGCCCTCGAGGTGCTGGGGGAGTAG
- a CDS encoding TetR/AcrR family transcriptional regulator, which translates to MTGQQRRTQLIGIGRGLFALRGLDGTTIEEIAANAGVSKPVIYEHFGSKEGLYTQVVDHEFHILLNSINDALAEDAKPRVLVERAALALLTYIEERTDGFRILMRDAPPSQPEGAFSSLLSQVTARVEHILQDELARRGFSPADGAMYAQMLVGMVAMTGQWWQDSRTPDKREVAAHLVNLAWNGLTGLQKDPELRGED; encoded by the coding sequence ATGACCGGCCAGCAGCGCCGCACCCAGTTGATCGGCATCGGCCGCGGGCTTTTCGCCCTCCGCGGCCTGGACGGAACCACTATCGAGGAAATCGCCGCCAACGCCGGCGTCTCCAAGCCGGTGATCTACGAACACTTCGGCTCCAAGGAGGGCCTGTACACGCAGGTGGTGGACCACGAGTTCCACATCCTGCTGAACTCCATCAACGATGCCTTGGCCGAGGACGCCAAGCCGCGCGTCCTGGTGGAACGGGCCGCACTGGCCCTGCTGACCTACATCGAGGAAAGGACAGACGGCTTCAGGATCCTCATGCGCGATGCACCGCCGTCGCAGCCCGAGGGGGCCTTCTCCTCCCTGCTCTCACAGGTGACGGCCCGTGTGGAACACATCCTCCAAGACGAACTCGCCCGCCGTGGCTTCAGCCCGGCCGACGGTGCCATGTACGCGCAGATGCTCGTGGGGATGGTCGCGATGACCGGCCAGTGGTGGCAGGACAGCCGCACCCCGGACAAACGCGAGGTTGCCGCGCACCTGGTGAACCTGGCCTGGAACGGCCTCACCGGCCTGCAGAAGGACCCGGAGCTCCGCGGCGAGGATTGA
- the glmU gene encoding bifunctional UDP-N-acetylglucosamine diphosphorylase/glucosamine-1-phosphate N-acetyltransferase GlmU, whose translation MSPENTGPAAVIVLAAGAGTRMKSRTPKILHEIGGRSLVGHALQAARSVHPRELALVVRHERDLVAAHVAALDPKALIVDQDDVPGTGRAVEAALEALDALHPEGLLSGTVVVTYGDVPLLTGGLLAELVAVHEADGNAVTVLTAVLEDAAGYGRILRAGDGTVTGIREHKDATEAEREIREINSGIYAFDAAVLREALVHITTDNAQGEKYLTDVLALARAAGGRVAAVVTEDRWQVEGANDRVQLSALGAEHNRRTVEAWMRAGVTVVDPATTWIDSTVTLDEDVRLLPNTQLHGATSVARDAVVGPDTTLTDVTVGEGATVLRTHGSGSTIGARASVGPFTYLRPGTVLGETGKIGAFYETKNVTIGRGSKLSHLGYAGDAEIGENTNIGCGNITANYDGEKKHRTVIGSGVRTGSNTVFVAPVRVGDGAYSGAGAIIRQDVPAGALAVSLARQRNAEGWVAANRPGSVSAALAESAALAESALAESADADAPTSSTTPAPTEEG comes from the coding sequence GTGAGCCCCGAGAACACTGGCCCAGCCGCCGTGATCGTCCTAGCCGCAGGGGCCGGTACCCGGATGAAATCCCGTACGCCGAAGATTCTCCACGAAATCGGCGGCCGCTCCCTGGTCGGCCACGCCCTGCAGGCCGCCCGCAGCGTGCACCCCCGCGAACTTGCCCTGGTGGTCCGGCATGAACGCGACCTCGTGGCCGCCCACGTCGCCGCCCTCGATCCGAAAGCCCTGATCGTGGACCAGGACGACGTGCCCGGCACAGGCCGCGCGGTCGAAGCCGCACTGGAGGCCCTCGACGCCCTTCACCCCGAAGGACTGTTGAGCGGCACCGTCGTTGTCACGTACGGAGACGTCCCGCTGCTCACCGGCGGACTGCTTGCCGAGCTCGTCGCCGTCCACGAGGCCGACGGGAACGCCGTCACGGTCCTGACCGCCGTGCTTGAGGACGCCGCCGGTTACGGCCGCATCCTCCGGGCCGGCGACGGCACCGTCACCGGCATCCGCGAGCACAAGGACGCCACCGAGGCTGAACGCGAAATCCGCGAAATCAACTCCGGCATCTACGCCTTCGACGCCGCCGTCCTGCGGGAGGCGCTGGTGCACATCACCACCGACAACGCCCAGGGTGAAAAGTACCTCACCGATGTCCTGGCCCTGGCCCGCGCTGCGGGCGGCCGCGTTGCCGCCGTCGTCACCGAAGACCGCTGGCAGGTTGAGGGCGCGAACGACCGCGTCCAGCTCTCGGCCCTCGGCGCCGAGCACAACCGCCGCACGGTCGAGGCCTGGATGCGCGCGGGCGTGACCGTCGTGGATCCCGCCACCACGTGGATCGACTCCACGGTGACGCTCGACGAAGACGTCCGTCTCCTGCCCAACACCCAGCTGCACGGCGCCACCTCGGTGGCGCGCGACGCCGTCGTCGGCCCCGACACCACCCTGACCGATGTCACGGTGGGGGAGGGAGCCACGGTGCTCCGCACGCACGGCTCCGGCTCCACGATCGGTGCCCGCGCCAGCGTCGGTCCCTTCACGTACCTGCGTCCCGGCACCGTCCTGGGCGAGACCGGCAAGATCGGCGCGTTTTACGAGACCAAGAACGTCACGATCGGCCGCGGCTCGAAGCTGTCCCACCTTGGCTACGCGGGAGACGCGGAAATCGGCGAGAACACCAACATCGGCTGCGGCAACATCACCGCCAACTACGACGGCGAGAAGAAGCACCGCACGGTGATCGGCTCCGGCGTGCGCACCGGTTCCAACACCGTGTTCGTGGCTCCGGTGCGCGTGGGGGACGGCGCCTACAGCGGCGCCGGTGCGATCATCCGCCAGGACGTCCCGGCCGGTGCCCTCGCAGTCTCGCTTGCCAGGCAGCGGAACGCGGAGGGCTGGGTTGCGGCCAACCGCCCCGGGTCCGTTTCTGCCGCCCTGGCCGAATCCGCCGCCTTGGCCGAATCCGCCCTGGCCGAATCCGCTGACGCGGACGCCCCGACTTCCTCCACTACTCCGGCACCGACAGAAGAGGGCTAG
- a CDS encoding ribose-phosphate diphosphokinase: protein MSEITAHGEKKLVLAAGRAHPELAKEIAKELGTELLPLDAYDFANGEIYVRAGESVRGTDAFVIQAHPAPLNNWLMEQLIMIDSLKRASAKRITVVSPFYPYARQDKKGRGREPISARLVADLYKTAGADRIMSVDLHTSQIQGFFDGPVDHLMAIPLLADYIRTRVGSDKVTVVSPDTGRVRVAEQWAERLGGAPLAFVHKSRDLTVPNQAVSKTVVGQIEGRTCVLIDDMIDTGGTISGAVQVLKNAGAKDVIIAATHAVFSDPAARRLSESGAREVVVTNTLPITSDKHFPQLTVLSIAPLIARAIREVFDDGSVTSLFDGNA, encoded by the coding sequence ATGAGCGAAATTACGGCACACGGCGAGAAGAAGCTGGTGCTGGCCGCGGGGCGCGCGCACCCTGAGCTGGCGAAGGAGATCGCGAAGGAGCTGGGCACCGAGCTGCTGCCCCTGGACGCCTACGACTTCGCCAACGGCGAGATCTACGTCCGGGCCGGCGAGAGCGTCCGCGGTACCGATGCCTTCGTCATCCAGGCCCACCCGGCCCCGCTGAACAACTGGCTCATGGAACAGCTGATCATGATCGATTCGCTTAAGCGGGCTTCCGCCAAGCGCATCACGGTCGTGTCCCCGTTCTACCCCTACGCCCGGCAGGACAAGAAGGGCCGCGGCCGCGAGCCGATCTCGGCACGCCTCGTCGCCGACCTGTACAAGACCGCCGGCGCCGACCGCATCATGAGCGTGGACCTGCACACCTCCCAGATCCAGGGCTTCTTCGACGGCCCCGTGGACCACCTCATGGCCATTCCGCTCCTGGCCGACTACATCCGCACCCGCGTCGGCTCGGACAAGGTCACGGTGGTCTCCCCGGACACCGGCCGCGTCCGCGTCGCCGAGCAGTGGGCCGAGCGCCTTGGCGGCGCGCCGCTGGCCTTCGTGCACAAGAGCCGCGACCTCACCGTGCCCAACCAGGCCGTCTCCAAGACCGTCGTGGGCCAGATCGAGGGCCGCACCTGTGTCCTGATCGACGACATGATCGACACCGGCGGAACCATCTCCGGCGCCGTCCAGGTGCTCAAGAACGCCGGGGCCAAGGATGTCATCATCGCCGCGACCCACGCCGTGTTCTCCGATCCGGCGGCCCGCCGGCTGTCCGAGTCCGGCGCCCGCGAGGTCGTGGTCACCAACACGCTGCCGATCACCTCGGACAAACACTTCCCGCAGCTGACCGTGCTGTCCATCGCGCCGCTGATCGCGCGCGCCATCCGCGAAGTGTTCGACGACGGCTCGGTCACCAGTCTCTTCGACGGCAACGCATAG
- a CDS encoding 50S ribosomal protein L25/general stress protein Ctc: MSEQKLAAEVRTEFGKGFARRARMANLIPAVIYGHGAEPIHITLPAKATTLAVRTANALLTLDIDGEQHLALVKDIQRNPIKQIIEHLDLLTVRTGEKVTVDVPVHLTGELAPGNVYNQEMTTVSLEAEATHLPTAIEVSIEGRTAGEHVHASDLVLPKGSVLLADAEALVVHISEATEVSEEEASADTTEGSSVAAE; the protein is encoded by the coding sequence ATGTCTGAGCAGAAGCTCGCAGCAGAAGTACGCACCGAATTCGGCAAGGGCTTCGCCCGCCGCGCCCGCATGGCCAACCTGATCCCGGCCGTCATTTACGGCCACGGCGCCGAGCCGATCCACATCACCCTGCCGGCGAAGGCCACCACCCTGGCCGTCCGCACCGCCAACGCCCTGCTGACCCTGGACATCGACGGCGAGCAGCACCTGGCCCTCGTCAAGGACATCCAGCGCAACCCGATCAAGCAGATCATCGAGCACCTCGACCTGCTGACCGTCCGCACCGGCGAGAAGGTCACCGTTGACGTTCCCGTTCACCTGACCGGCGAACTGGCTCCGGGCAACGTGTACAACCAGGAAATGACCACCGTCTCCCTCGAGGCCGAGGCAACCCACCTGCCGACCGCCATCGAGGTCAGCATCGAGGGCCGCACCGCCGGCGAGCACGTCCACGCTTCCGACCTGGTCCTTCCGAAGGGCTCCGTCCTGCTGGCCGACGCCGAGGCTCTGGTCGTCCACATCTCCGAGGCCACGGAGGTCTCTGAGGAAGAGGCTTCGGCCGACACCACCGAAGGTTCCTCGGTCGCCGCCGAGTAA